A genome region from Labilibaculum antarcticum includes the following:
- a CDS encoding ATP-binding cassette domain-containing protein — MSNKTVISFTNAYVQYLNQILLENISLTVKSGEQWAVIGESGSGKSALLKTIAGKFHISKGEFTHPFLDEKAKKKKQVLFTWKNLISQVSPKHNFTNLSNTTIFYYQQRFNSSDSEDTLTVEQFLSQIESSTSAITWTLNKVMNRLHLQELKDKHLIKLSNGETKRLLIAKALLKNPSLILLDNPLTGLDIDTRKDINNLITEISESGISIIMATSPNEIPEAITHIAVLEDGKIAKILPRYEFKPENLHFSAISEIDSQELKKLLASSRQENFENIVKMKNVVIKYGENTILDHVNWTIKQGERWALLGHNGAGKSTLLSLVNGDNPQAYANNISLFDVKRGSGESIWDIKKKIGFVSPEFFQYFPNGNSCLQVIESGFYDTLGLFRKSNPGKVEIAKRWMELLEIENSATKLFKNVSASTQRLCLLARALVKNPPLLIFDEPTQGLDSHQQNNFKYIIEKICEHSNVSLIYVSHYYHDIPKSVQNILKLEKGKQIEYLEKDILQIEKTGFNQ; from the coding sequence ATGAGCAATAAAACCGTAATTTCCTTTACAAACGCATATGTGCAATATCTTAATCAGATTCTACTTGAAAACATTAGTCTTACTGTTAAATCGGGTGAACAATGGGCCGTAATCGGAGAAAGCGGCTCGGGGAAAAGTGCTCTTTTAAAAACAATTGCAGGCAAATTCCATATCTCAAAAGGAGAATTCACACATCCATTTCTGGATGAAAAAGCTAAAAAAAAGAAACAAGTTCTCTTTACCTGGAAAAATTTAATCAGTCAGGTTTCGCCAAAGCATAACTTCACAAATCTATCCAACACCACCATTTTTTACTACCAACAACGCTTTAACTCTTCCGACTCGGAGGACACTTTAACCGTTGAGCAGTTTCTTTCACAAATAGAATCATCAACTTCGGCCATAACATGGACGTTAAATAAAGTAATGAATCGCCTGCATCTTCAAGAATTGAAAGACAAACATCTGATTAAACTTTCCAATGGAGAAACAAAAAGACTACTTATCGCCAAAGCATTACTAAAAAATCCCTCTCTGATCCTATTAGACAATCCACTCACCGGACTCGATATAGATACACGAAAGGATATCAATAATCTGATCACTGAAATATCAGAATCTGGTATTAGTATCATTATGGCGACCTCACCAAACGAAATACCAGAGGCAATTACTCACATTGCTGTTCTTGAGGATGGAAAAATCGCAAAAATCCTTCCCCGATATGAATTCAAACCGGAAAATTTACATTTCTCAGCCATATCGGAAATTGATAGCCAAGAACTAAAAAAACTACTGGCGTCAAGCAGGCAAGAAAATTTTGAAAACATCGTTAAAATGAAAAATGTAGTGATTAAATATGGTGAAAACACCATTCTTGATCATGTAAACTGGACTATAAAGCAAGGTGAACGTTGGGCATTACTTGGCCACAATGGCGCGGGAAAATCAACTTTACTAAGCTTAGTCAACGGAGATAATCCGCAGGCATATGCCAACAACATATCTCTTTTTGATGTAAAAAGGGGAAGCGGTGAAAGCATATGGGATATTAAAAAGAAAATCGGTTTTGTCTCTCCTGAATTCTTTCAATACTTTCCTAATGGAAATTCTTGCCTGCAGGTAATTGAATCAGGTTTTTACGACACATTAGGTCTCTTTCGGAAATCAAATCCTGGAAAAGTTGAAATTGCAAAACGATGGATGGAACTCCTAGAAATTGAGAACTCTGCCACCAAACTATTCAAAAATGTATCGGCAAGTACTCAACGATTGTGCTTGCTTGCCCGTGCGCTGGTAAAAAATCCGCCATTGCTGATTTTCGATGAACCAACTCAAGGCTTGGACAGCCATCAACAAAATAATTTCAAATACATTATTGAAAAAATATGTGAACACAGCAATGTAAGTTTAATATATGTGAGCCATTACTATCACGACATACCGAAAAGTGTTCAAAACATTTTAAAGTTAGAAAAGGGAAAACAAATTGAATATTTAGAAAAGGACATTTTACAAATTGAAAAAACGGGGTTCAATCAGTAA
- a CDS encoding arylsulfatase, with protein MKKGIQILLSAIAVMCMFSCAIKYNKAGGELALADENEKKPNIIYILADDLGYGDLSSYGQKQFSTPNIDKLASQGLVFTQHYAGSTVCAPSRSALLTGMHTGHTPVRGNKEIQPEGQYPIPDDTYTLAETLKKGGYVTGAFGKWGLGYPGSEGDPVKQGFDVFYGYNCQRLGHNYYPYHLWSNRDSIVLKGNSGHKREEYAPNLIQEKALEFLEKNKDTTFFMYVPTIIPHAELIAPDSIMAKYRGKYLPEKQFKGTDDGPNYRLGYYESQKEGHAAFVAMIEIMDKQVGEIMDKVKALGIEDNTIIVFTSDNGPHTEGGADPRYFDSNGLLKGFKRDLYEGGIRIPMMVRWPGKIQAGSKTDLISAFWDVFPTFSEIAGVNVPDNLDGISFLPTLLNKSEEQKQHEYLYWEFHENGGRQAIRKGKWKAVKYNVLKHPDAPIELYDLSTDLGEENNVAEKYPKVVKDMERILKEARTPSEIFTFDQVSF; from the coding sequence ATGAAAAAAGGTATTCAAATTTTATTATCAGCTATTGCTGTCATGTGTATGTTCTCATGTGCGATTAAATACAATAAAGCAGGTGGAGAATTGGCTTTAGCTGATGAAAACGAGAAAAAGCCAAATATCATCTATATTCTTGCTGATGATCTTGGTTATGGAGATTTGAGTAGTTACGGCCAAAAACAATTTAGCACTCCGAATATTGACAAACTTGCTTCACAAGGACTGGTTTTCACACAACATTATGCAGGTAGTACAGTATGCGCACCATCGAGGTCTGCTTTGCTGACAGGTATGCATACGGGGCATACACCTGTTAGGGGGAATAAAGAAATTCAACCAGAAGGTCAATATCCAATACCTGATGATACTTATACTTTAGCCGAAACCCTTAAAAAAGGAGGTTATGTAACGGGTGCATTTGGTAAATGGGGTTTAGGTTATCCAGGTTCCGAAGGAGATCCAGTTAAGCAAGGGTTTGATGTTTTTTACGGGTATAACTGTCAGCGTTTAGGTCATAATTATTATCCGTACCATTTGTGGTCAAATAGAGATTCTATAGTTTTAAAGGGTAATTCGGGACACAAAAGAGAAGAATATGCACCAAATTTAATTCAAGAAAAAGCTCTTGAGTTTTTAGAAAAAAATAAAGACACAACTTTCTTTATGTATGTGCCAACTATTATCCCACATGCCGAATTAATTGCGCCAGATTCCATTATGGCTAAATACAGAGGTAAATATTTGCCTGAAAAGCAATTTAAAGGTACGGATGATGGGCCTAATTATAGATTGGGATATTATGAGTCTCAAAAGGAAGGACACGCTGCTTTTGTTGCTATGATAGAAATTATGGATAAACAAGTGGGGGAAATCATGGATAAAGTGAAAGCCTTGGGAATAGAAGATAATACTATTATAGTGTTTACTTCAGATAATGGCCCGCATACAGAAGGTGGTGCAGATCCTAGATATTTTGATAGTAATGGACTTCTTAAAGGATTTAAAAGAGATTTATACGAAGGTGGTATTCGTATTCCTATGATGGTAAGATGGCCAGGTAAAATACAGGCTGGTAGTAAAACAGATTTGATTTCTGCATTTTGGGATGTTTTTCCAACATTTTCAGAAATAGCTGGAGTAAATGTTCCTGATAATTTAGATGGTATTTCTTTTTTACCAACATTATTAAACAAATCAGAAGAACAAAAACAACACGAATATTTGTACTGGGAGTTCCATGAAAATGGAGGAAGGCAAGCGATTAGAAAAGGGAAATGGAAAGCTGTAAAGTATAATGTTTTAAAGCATCCTGATGCACCGATTGAATTGTATGATCTTTCTACAGATTTAGGAGAAGAAAATAATGTAGCCGAAAAATATCCTAAAGTAGTAAAAGATATGGAGCGTATCTTAAAAGAAGCCAGAACTCCATCTGAGATATTTACTTTCGATCAGGTTTCGTTTTAA
- the galE gene encoding UDP-glucose 4-epimerase GalE translates to MSKQILVTGGTGFIGSHTVVELQNSGFEVVIVDNLSNSKVEVLKQIQEISGILPKFEQFDLTDKQKVKDFFQRYPDLDAIIHFAASKAVGESVEKPLMYYNNNLNSLMNIMECMIEYKVPNLVFSSSCTVYGQPDRLPVTEQTPRKEAESPYGNTKTICEDIIRDTIAAYSGLKGIALRYFNPIGAHATAKIGELPLGVPNNLIPFLTQTVAGIRPELSVFGNDYDTPDGSAIRDYIHVVDLAKAHVVAIERLLTNKNKKNYEYFNVGTGNGVSVLEIIKSFERATGEKVPHKIVVRRAGDIEKIYADTSLANEELGWKAESTLDETLLSAWKWQKHIM, encoded by the coding sequence ATGAGCAAACAAATCCTTGTTACCGGAGGCACCGGTTTTATAGGTTCACATACCGTTGTTGAATTGCAAAACAGTGGCTTCGAGGTAGTCATAGTCGATAACCTTTCGAATTCGAAAGTTGAAGTGTTGAAACAGATTCAGGAAATATCTGGCATTCTTCCGAAATTTGAACAGTTTGACTTAACGGACAAACAAAAAGTAAAGGATTTCTTTCAGAGATATCCTGATTTGGACGCCATCATTCATTTTGCTGCCTCGAAAGCGGTTGGCGAATCGGTCGAAAAACCATTGATGTATTACAACAACAACCTGAACTCTTTGATGAATATCATGGAGTGCATGATTGAGTACAAGGTGCCAAATCTTGTGTTTTCATCATCGTGCACGGTGTACGGACAACCCGATAGATTGCCGGTAACCGAACAAACTCCCCGCAAAGAGGCCGAATCTCCTTACGGAAACACCAAAACCATTTGTGAAGATATTATTCGCGATACGATTGCTGCCTATTCGGGTTTAAAAGGGATCGCATTACGATATTTTAACCCGATTGGAGCACATGCTACGGCTAAAATTGGTGAGCTGCCACTGGGAGTGCCCAACAATTTAATTCCTTTCCTAACACAAACCGTGGCAGGAATTCGCCCCGAATTAAGTGTGTTTGGCAATGATTACGATACGCCCGACGGATCGGCAATTCGTGATTACATTCACGTAGTAGATTTGGCAAAGGCTCACGTTGTGGCCATTGAAAGGTTGCTGACTAATAAAAACAAAAAGAATTACGAGTATTTTAACGTGGGTACGGGGAATGGAGTTTCTGTTCTCGAGATCATTAAATCATTCGAAAGAGCAACGGGAGAGAAAGTTCCTCACAAGATTGTAGTCCGCCGTGCAGGCGATATCGAAAAAATATATGCAGATACGAGCCTGGCAAATGAAGAATTAGGATGGAAAGCAGAAAGCACTCTTGATGAAACGCTTCTTTCGGCATGGAAATGGCAAAAACACATAATGTAA
- a CDS encoding site-specific integrase: MNTFSALNISFLIRKNRSNKQGEAPIYMRISVDVGRVEIATGRYINFQNWNSKLNKAFPKKKGGIQINQFLDALKNAIYEHHTEMVKNGEFISAKKLKARFLGLDEDKKTLIQVFEYHNKQISELIGISYAPATIQRYITTLDHIKSFLKHQYKLTDIALFRIKYSFIVDLDHYFKTVRKCNNNTTYKYIKNLKKVINIAIKNDWLNKDPFAKYKSTLVDVKREYLNKVELLKLQDLKLSTPRLDIVRDIFIFSCYSGLAYIDVTNLTTNNIRNGIDGNLWIITQRKKTKVPSNIPLLPKAIQLIDKYKLFPAKKTEEHILPHLSNQKLNAYLKELADLASIDKNLTFHIARHTFATTVTLANGVPIESISSMLGHKNIRTTQIYSKVVNEKVSKDMNKLRKIL, encoded by the coding sequence ATGAACACCTTTTCAGCACTTAATATCAGTTTCTTAATTAGAAAGAATCGCTCTAATAAACAGGGTGAGGCTCCAATCTATATGCGTATCTCTGTAGATGTGGGACGTGTGGAAATTGCAACTGGCAGATACATTAATTTCCAAAATTGGAATAGCAAATTGAATAAAGCTTTTCCTAAAAAGAAAGGTGGTATTCAAATCAATCAATTTTTAGATGCTCTTAAAAATGCAATCTATGAGCATCATACTGAAATGGTAAAAAATGGTGAATTTATTTCTGCTAAAAAATTGAAAGCTCGGTTTCTTGGCCTTGATGAAGACAAAAAAACTCTGATACAGGTATTTGAATACCATAACAAGCAAATTTCAGAGTTAATCGGCATTTCATATGCTCCTGCTACTATTCAAAGGTATATTACGACATTAGATCATATTAAGAGTTTTCTGAAACATCAATACAAGCTAACGGATATTGCTTTATTCCGGATTAAGTATTCATTTATAGTCGATTTGGATCACTATTTTAAAACAGTTCGGAAATGCAATAACAACACCACTTATAAGTATATCAAAAATTTAAAAAAAGTAATTAATATTGCGATCAAAAATGATTGGCTAAACAAAGATCCTTTTGCAAAATACAAATCAACTTTAGTTGACGTAAAAAGAGAATATCTAAACAAGGTAGAATTACTAAAACTTCAAGACTTAAAACTATCGACACCTCGATTAGATATTGTTCGGGATATATTTATATTCTCCTGCTATTCAGGATTAGCATATATTGATGTTACAAATCTTACAACGAATAACATTAGAAATGGTATAGATGGTAATCTTTGGATTATTACACAACGAAAGAAAACCAAAGTACCTTCTAACATTCCTCTGCTTCCAAAAGCAATACAGCTAATTGATAAATACAAATTGTTCCCTGCAAAAAAAACAGAGGAGCATATTCTCCCACATTTGAGTAACCAAAAATTAAATGCTTATTTAAAAGAACTGGCAGACTTGGCTTCTATAGACAAGAACTTAACCTTCCATATAGCCAGACATACTTTTGCAACTACAGTAACCTTAGCCAATGGTGTGCCTATTGAGTCTATTAGTTCTATGCTTGGTCATAAAAATATTAGAACTACTCAAATCTATTCGAAGGTGGTCAATGAAAAAGTCAGCAAAGACATGAACAAACTCAGAAAAATATTATAA
- a CDS encoding hybrid sensor histidine kinase/response regulator transcription factor — protein METFKIIKLFRNLFVLTTLLLTSLTIFSQSKTINFRKLDIHGVLFNANVSTLFEDSFGYLWIGSNSGLYKYDGHNITEYQNDVFNPYSLPNNNINSIFEDDFHNLWIGSESYLITYNRKKNKFKGFLKNKTSIVKNITKTGNIWVRLENYGLLKIQTNEDFNKINLVSEFTPKISKDIYKIEKTVIALIEDRLGRNWIGTNEGIFILNANGKFTPTNFKEKIVGMKLFGNNQIITITHNGMYIFGYNKSDSKLEILEHYPNILNNFNSNATLSTIAINKKNNALWIGTTDGLIKANRKNNKYHFSYYSNHANNINLLNNNITSSIFDTYGNLWVGSSKGVNKYLERTSLFEYNQITTDNKLASNLYSENYRHLLVGMTNGLYNYDNKTKTNLKIENDIGDVSIINKSYEKKEFFIADKLSIYKTQNYKPDKTKFDLMKIKTYSNRIKDIVPINKNEVWVAIWEQGIDIINNENPLSEFKKQIRDKLKNNHTSTLLLTGENKLWIGTRGEGLYIVDLVNENYKHYLPTLENGLTSNAILTLHEDKSGNIWIGTRGGGLNMYEKKLKIFKNFNDTNTASPKIISAIEEDINGNIWMSTRDGITMLNLTTKRFMPFGVEDGINENQFVFNSSSSNAQKTILYFGCSDGFYSVFPQKLSTQNILPSTVITSFSTLGKTFNNNLNNTANTSNEINIFSDNPIILPYDQNNIAVNFSSLDLTAPNKNEYAYKLKGLNNYWVYTSAFNRNANYNDLAPGTYTFMVKSSNSDGVWNEEPSKVTFTIAPPIWKSTWAILIYILIVLLIIYINALLIRRWYLLKKNLVRETISREKDNEHNKMKMAFFTDISHELRTPLSLILGTIEKVVKDKEFTLNPLSSQRIYNNVLRMHRLINQIMDIRKFDEGKLQLNISRNDIISDIKTIKNAFNDFANNSNIKYDFISKEKILTGWYDVDILEKILFNLLSNAFKYTKEKGEITVTLSLIKPKEPSTDEHSLNGNKIKCSVRDNGIGIPKKDLNYIFDRYYQATKSQRKQIPGTGIGMELVHKLIERHHGNIMVESEEHVYTEFTFYLPIYKNRYQKNELMDKGMPLKRNFIKASEFQVIDKPSNDFINIEQKKQHKKSKILIVEDNDDLRQMIKEELSTEFNIIEASDGKEGYEVALEEKPDLIISDILMPIQDGISMLKQIKKNPEFNNIPIFMLTAKNSSESKIECLSLGANDYIEKPFSLDFLKWKLKNTFKTRQDLKVKYSKLITTAPIDIQVDSNDEKFIKKIIKIIEDNMNNNILNVEFLASEIGMSRANLYRKVQTILNDTPINFIKTIKLKRAAQLLEQNKMYISEVAYMTGFNNQKYFSKCFNKEYGISPTEYIKQSEVTNKES, from the coding sequence ATGGAAACTTTTAAAATCATAAAACTGTTTAGAAATCTCTTTGTCTTAACAACCTTACTATTAACTTCATTAACCATATTTTCACAATCTAAAACAATTAATTTTCGTAAATTAGATATTCATGGTGTATTATTTAATGCAAACGTTAGCACCTTGTTTGAAGATAGTTTTGGGTATTTATGGATAGGTAGTAATTCTGGCTTATACAAATATGATGGTCACAACATTACCGAATATCAAAATGATGTGTTTAATCCTTATTCTCTTCCAAATAATAATATAAATTCAATTTTTGAAGATGATTTTCATAATTTATGGATAGGTAGTGAAAGCTATCTAATTACCTATAATAGAAAAAAGAACAAGTTTAAAGGCTTCTTAAAAAACAAAACTTCTATTGTTAAGAATATAACTAAAACTGGAAATATATGGGTTAGATTAGAAAATTATGGCTTGCTAAAAATTCAAACTAATGAGGATTTTAACAAAATAAATTTAGTATCTGAATTTACTCCTAAAATAAGTAAGGATATTTACAAAATAGAGAAAACTGTAATTGCATTAATTGAAGATCGCTTGGGAAGAAATTGGATTGGAACAAATGAGGGTATTTTCATTCTAAATGCGAACGGCAAATTCACTCCTACAAATTTTAAAGAAAAAATTGTAGGCATGAAACTTTTTGGTAATAATCAAATTATAACCATTACCCATAATGGCATGTATATTTTCGGGTATAATAAATCGGATAGTAAATTAGAAATTCTTGAACATTATCCAAATATTTTAAATAATTTCAACTCAAATGCCACCTTAAGTACAATAGCAATTAACAAGAAAAACAATGCCCTTTGGATTGGTACAACAGATGGATTAATAAAAGCCAATAGAAAAAATAATAAATATCATTTTTCCTATTATTCAAACCATGCTAATAACATTAACTTATTAAATAATAATATTACATCTTCAATCTTTGATACATATGGAAATCTTTGGGTTGGATCATCAAAAGGGGTAAATAAATATTTGGAAAGAACATCACTTTTTGAATATAATCAAATCACTACCGATAACAAATTAGCTAGCAATTTATATAGTGAAAATTACAGACATCTTTTAGTAGGGATGACCAATGGTCTATATAATTATGACAACAAAACTAAAACCAACTTAAAAATTGAAAATGATATTGGAGATGTAAGTATTATTAACAAGAGCTATGAAAAAAAAGAATTTTTTATAGCCGATAAATTAAGCATCTATAAGACTCAAAATTACAAACCTGATAAAACTAAGTTTGATTTAATGAAAATTAAAACTTACTCAAACAGAATTAAAGACATAGTCCCTATTAACAAAAACGAAGTATGGGTAGCAATTTGGGAACAAGGCATAGACATTATTAACAATGAAAATCCCTTGTCTGAATTTAAAAAACAAATCCGAGACAAACTAAAAAACAATCATACTTCAACACTTTTATTAACTGGAGAAAATAAATTATGGATAGGCACTAGAGGTGAAGGATTATACATCGTAGATTTAGTTAATGAAAATTACAAACACTATCTACCAACATTAGAAAACGGTTTAACCTCTAATGCTATTTTAACTCTTCATGAAGATAAAAGTGGGAATATTTGGATAGGAACCAGAGGTGGTGGTTTAAATATGTATGAAAAAAAACTAAAAATCTTTAAAAACTTCAATGATACCAATACTGCTAGTCCTAAAATTATTTCTGCAATAGAAGAAGATATTAATGGTAATATTTGGATGAGTACTAGAGATGGTATTACGATGCTAAATTTAACAACAAAAAGATTTATGCCTTTTGGTGTTGAAGATGGAATAAATGAAAATCAATTTGTATTTAACTCTAGTAGTTCTAATGCACAAAAAACTATTTTATACTTTGGTTGTTCGGATGGTTTTTATAGTGTATTCCCACAAAAACTAAGCACTCAAAATATTTTACCTTCTACAGTTATAACAAGTTTTTCTACACTTGGTAAAACCTTTAATAACAATTTAAATAATACTGCAAATACGTCAAACGAAATAAATATATTTTCTGACAACCCAATTATTTTACCTTATGACCAAAATAACATTGCAGTTAACTTCTCCTCTTTAGACCTAACTGCACCAAATAAAAACGAATATGCTTATAAATTGAAGGGACTTAATAATTATTGGGTATACACCAGTGCGTTTAATAGAAATGCCAATTATAACGATCTTGCCCCAGGAACTTATACCTTTATGGTTAAAAGCTCTAATAGTGATGGGGTCTGGAACGAAGAACCATCAAAAGTAACCTTCACCATAGCCCCCCCCATTTGGAAAAGCACTTGGGCCATTTTAATCTATATTTTAATAGTATTATTAATAATATATATAAATGCCCTATTAATTAGAAGATGGTATTTATTGAAGAAAAATTTGGTGAGAGAAACCATAAGTAGAGAAAAAGATAATGAGCATAACAAAATGAAAATGGCTTTCTTTACAGATATTTCTCATGAGTTAAGAACGCCATTATCCCTTATACTTGGAACCATTGAAAAAGTAGTCAAAGACAAAGAGTTTACTTTAAATCCCTTAAGTTCTCAGCGTATTTACAACAACGTACTAAGGATGCATCGCCTTATCAATCAAATTATGGATATAAGAAAATTTGATGAAGGAAAACTTCAATTAAATATCTCAAGAAATGATATTATAAGCGACATTAAAACCATCAAAAACGCCTTTAATGATTTCGCCAACAATTCGAATATAAAATATGATTTTATATCAAAAGAGAAAATACTTACAGGCTGGTATGATGTGGATATTTTAGAAAAAATACTTTTTAATCTTCTATCAAACGCCTTTAAGTATACTAAGGAAAAAGGAGAAATAACCGTGACATTAAGCCTTATAAAACCAAAAGAGCCCTCAACTGATGAGCATAGTTTAAATGGTAATAAAATAAAATGTAGTGTTAGGGATAACGGTATTGGTATTCCAAAAAAGGATTTAAATTATATTTTTGACCGCTACTACCAAGCAACAAAATCACAAAGAAAACAAATTCCAGGAACTGGTATTGGCATGGAGCTTGTTCATAAACTAATTGAAAGGCACCATGGCAACATCATGGTTGAAAGTGAAGAACATGTTTATACAGAATTCACCTTTTATCTTCCAATTTATAAAAACAGATACCAGAAAAATGAGCTTATGGATAAAGGTATGCCGTTAAAGAGAAATTTCATTAAAGCTTCAGAATTTCAAGTTATCGACAAACCATCTAATGATTTTATTAACATTGAACAAAAAAAACAACATAAAAAATCAAAAATTCTTATTGTAGAAGACAATGATGATTTAAGACAAATGATTAAAGAAGAATTAAGTACAGAATTTAACATCATAGAAGCATCAGATGGAAAAGAAGGTTATGAAGTTGCATTAGAAGAAAAACCAGATCTTATTATAAGTGATATTTTGATGCCCATACAGGATGGTATTTCGATGCTTAAACAAATTAAGAAAAATCCTGAGTTTAATAACATTCCAATATTTATGTTAACGGCTAAAAACTCTAGCGAATCGAAAATTGAATGTTTGAGTCTTGGAGCTAATGATTATATAGAAAAACCTTTTAGTTTAGATTTTTTAAAATGGAAATTAAAAAACACTTTTAAAACAAGACAAGACCTTAAAGTTAAATATAGCAAACTAATAACTACGGCTCCTATAGATATTCAAGTAGATTCAAATGATGAGAAATTTATAAAAAAAATCATTAAAATTATTGAAGACAACATGAATAATAACATTTTGAATGTTGAATTTCTAGCATCAGAAATAGGTATGAGTAGAGCAAATCTTTACAGAAAAGTGCAAACAATTTTAAATGATACACCTATAAATTTCATTAAAACCATTAAACTAAAAAGAGCCGCACAATTATTAGAGCAAAACAAAATGTACATTTCTGAAGTTGCTTACATGACCGGTTTTAATAATCAAAAGTATTTCAGTAAATGTTTTAATAAAGAATATGGGATAAGTCCAACCGAATACATTAAACAAAGCGAAGTAACCAATAAAGAAAGCTAA